The following are encoded together in the Cololabis saira isolate AMF1-May2022 chromosome 5, fColSai1.1, whole genome shotgun sequence genome:
- the exosc6 gene encoding exosome complex component MTR3: MPTDTKRVRGPDVSRSPGVFALSPADAAPPAAGSRPDGRQRDQVDVRPVFVRCGPVSQAEGSAYMEAGGTKLLCCVYGPRETERRDDTDMTRGRLTTDMRFAPFSCPERGSWIQGSQDKDFSLMLQESLQPAVRLQKYPRSQIEVNVMVLENSGSVLAHAITCASLALADAGIEMYDVVLGCSMHQDGASFVVDPTYVEENSHISGSGDNQGGLTVAFLPSLNQISGLQSDGEMAEETLTAGIRTCIEGCYKLYPVIQQALVKAVRKAAPPPSES, from the exons ATGCCGACCGATACTAAGCGCGTCCGCGGGCCCGACGTGTCCCGTAGCCCGGGCGTGTTCGCGCTCAGCCCCGCGGACGCCGCTCCGCCGGCGGCCGGCAGCAGGCCGGACGGGCGGCAGCGGGACCAGGTGGACGTGCGGCCGGTGTTCGTGCGCTGCGGGCCGGTGAGCCAGGCCGAGGGCTCGGCCTACATGGAGGCCGGCGGAACCAAGCTGCTGTGCTGCGTTTACGGACCCCGGGAGACGGAGCGCAGGGACGACACCGACATGACCCGCGGAAG GCTGACCACCGACATGCGCTTCGCTCCGTTCTCCTGCCCAGAGAGGGGCTCCTGGATCCAGGGCAGCCAGGACAAGGATTTCTCTCTGATGTTACAGGAGAGTCTGCAGCCGGCCGTGCGCCTGCAGAAATACCCCCGCTCTCAGATCGAGGTCAACGTGATGGTGCTGGAGAACAGCGGCTCGGTTCTGGCTCACGCCATCACGTGCGCCTCTCTCGCTCTCGCAGACGCGGGGATTGAAATGTACGATGTGGTGCTGGGATGCTCCATGCACCAGGACGGCGCCTCCTTCGTGGTGGACCCCACTTACGTGGAGGAGAACAGTCACATCTCTGGCAGCGGCGACAACCAGGGTGGACTGACCGTCGCGTTCCTTCCGAGTCTGAATCAGATTTCAGGGCTGCAGTCGGACGGAGAAATGGCCGAGGAGACTCTGACGGCAGGGATTCGGACCTGCATTGAGGGTTGCTATAAACTGTACCCAGTGATCCAACAAGCCCTGGTCAAGGCTGTGCGCAAGGCTGCTCCCCCACCGTCAGAGAGCTGA